A genomic segment from Cricetulus griseus strain 17A/GY chromosome 8, alternate assembly CriGri-PICRH-1.0, whole genome shotgun sequence encodes:
- the Gabarapl1 gene encoding gamma-aminobutyric acid receptor-associated protein-like 1 isoform X2 translates to MKFQYKEDHPFEYRKKEGEKIRKKYPDRVPVIVEKAPKARVPDLDKRKYLVPSDLTVGQFYFLIRKRIHLRPEDALFFFVNNTIPPTSATMGQLYEMCQPTQYSQKLICCSLHLI, encoded by the exons ATGAAGTTCCAGTATAAAGAGGACCATCCCTTCGAATATCGGAAAAAGGAAGGTGAAAAGATTAGGAAGAAATACCCGGACCGGGTGCCG gTCATCGTGGAGAAGGCTCCTAAAGCCAGGGTCCCTGATCTGGACAAGAGAAAGTACCTTGTCCCTTCTGACCTCACTG TTGGCCAGTTCTACTTCTTAATCCGGAAGAGGATCCACCTGAGACCTGAGGACGCCTTATTCTTCTTCGTCAACAACACTATTCCTCCCACGAGTGCTACCATGGGCCAGCTGTATGAG atgTGCCAGCCCACTCAGTATTCTCAGAAGCTGATCTGTTGCTCCCTCCACTTGATCTGA
- the LOC100773349 gene encoding killer cell lectin-like receptor subfamily E member 1, translating to MNEVPITRSVLNVNLQHKGKAKNNIKNAFHSNELSFIEQRQKNQKHSKKHKNTTEDISGEENFSSPWRLISSVLGVMCILMAVAIAATVFSTNLSSERQCPMIQQKGPHHPCPENWVWFRCSCYYFSKETLTWRESQQACLSLNSSLIRISREEMEFFSFKNFFWVGVYYNKTSRQWLWENHSVLPSEMFYGLETNTQGNCVTYQSKETCYAEKCTTKQQYICKKYNI from the exons ATGAATGAAGTGCCTATAACCCGTTCTGTCCTAAATGTGAACTTGCAGCATAAGGGCAAAGCAAAGAACAATATTAAGAATGCATTTCATTCAAATGAATTGTCTTTCATTGAGCAgagacaaaaaaaccaaaagcatagCAAGAAGCACAAAAACACAACGGAAGACATCTCTGGTGAAG AGAATTTCTCATCTCCATGGAGGCTCATCTCTAGTGTGCTTGGTGTCATGTGCATTCTGATGGCTGTAGCCATAGCAGCGACCGTTTTCAGTACAAACT TATCTTCTGAAAGACAATGTCCCATGATCCAGCAAAAAG GACCTCATCATCCCTGTCCAGAGAACTGGGTCTGGTTCAGATGCAGCTGTTATTACTTCTCCAAGGAAACCCTAACGTGGAGAGAGAGTCAGCAAGCCTGCTTGTCTCTCAATTCTAGTCTCATAAGGATAAGCAGAGAGGAGATG GAATTTTTCAGTTTCAAGAATTTCTTTTGGGTTGGAGTTTACTACAATAAAACTAGCAGACAGTGGCTGTGGGAAAACCATTCAGTTCTTCCCTCTGAGAT GTTTTATGGTCTCGAAACCAACACGCAAGGCAACTGTGTAACTTATCAATCAAAAGAAACTTGTTATGCAGAAAAATGTACAACCAAACAGCAATATATTTGCAAGAAGTACAATATTTAA
- the Gabarapl1 gene encoding gamma-aminobutyric acid receptor-associated protein-like 1 isoform X1 encodes MKFQYKEDHPFEYRKKEGEKIRKKYPDRVPVIVEKAPKARVPDLDKRKYLVPSDLTVGQFYFLIRKRIHLRPEDALFFFVNNTIPPTSATMGQLYEDNHEEDYFLYVAYSDESVYGK; translated from the exons ATGAAGTTCCAGTATAAAGAGGACCATCCCTTCGAATATCGGAAAAAGGAAGGTGAAAAGATTAGGAAGAAATACCCGGACCGGGTGCCG gTCATCGTGGAGAAGGCTCCTAAAGCCAGGGTCCCTGATCTGGACAAGAGAAAGTACCTTGTCCCTTCTGACCTCACTG TTGGCCAGTTCTACTTCTTAATCCGGAAGAGGATCCACCTGAGACCTGAGGACGCCTTATTCTTCTTCGTCAACAACACTATTCCTCCCACGAGTGCTACCATGGGCCAGCTGTATGAG GACAACCACGAGGAAGACTATTTTCTGTATGTGGCCTACAGTGACGAAAGTGTCTATGGGAAATGA